One Nitrospira sp. DNA window includes the following coding sequences:
- a CDS encoding Archease, producing MAGSFRFLDDVALADMAFEAEGDSLPELFDAATQALIESLADPATVGRTRRQTIDLEEPDLAVLLFEWLGRLVYLKDAQGMVFHRINLSLEQRPERSLWHLHAEVIGAPVDPATQDLRSDVKGVTKHLYAVTQDGTTWRARVVLDV from the coding sequence ATGGCCGGCAGTTTCCGATTCCTCGATGATGTCGCGCTGGCCGACATGGCCTTCGAGGCCGAGGGAGACTCCCTCCCGGAGCTCTTCGACGCCGCGACACAAGCCCTCATCGAAAGCCTGGCCGATCCTGCCACCGTCGGCCGGACCAGGCGGCAGACGATCGATCTGGAAGAACCGGACCTCGCCGTGCTCCTGTTCGAATGGCTGGGGCGGCTCGTCTATCTCAAGGATGCGCAGGGCATGGTCTTTCATCGGATCAACCTGTCTCTGGAACAACGGCCCGAGCGATCTCTCTGGCATCTCCATGCCGAGGTGATCGGGGCGCCCGTGGACCCTGCGACGCAGGACTTGCGGTCCGACGTGAAGGGTGTCACCAAACATCTCTATGCCGTGACGCAGGACGGAACCACCTGGAGAGCCAGGGTGGTACTGGATGTATGA
- a CDS encoding RNA-2',3'-PO4:RNA-5'-OH ligase: MNLQTDMQVHQVNDYLWEIPPSEKPGMLVPARIYASASILSSMDRGVFDQVTNVACLPGIHRYALCMPDGHWGYGFPIGGVAAFDPEDGIISPGGVGYDVNCGMRLIRTDLTLSDVQPKLELLMTELFRRVPAGVGSRGFVDLTKRDFREVMRQGAAWCIAKGYGWDEDLERIEERGCLQGADPSKVTDYALERGINQLGTLGSGNHYLEVQVLSDRGLFDRPAAAAMGLTGRDQVVIMVHCGSRGFGHQVASDYLKVFERAMRRYGITVKDQQLACAPFRSPEGQDYFAAMNCAANTAFANRQVITHQIREAFAAAFGESAHTLGMHLVYDVAHNIAKVERYPDGEWLVHRKGATRAFGPGSPELPDCYRAIGQPVICGGSMETGSYLLVGTDHAMQETFGSTMHGSGRTMSRAQAKRRVQGDQLLRDMQRRGILVKAVSMSGLAEEAGFAYKNISDVVETVDRAGITKKVAELKPIGNIKG; the protein is encoded by the coding sequence ATGAACCTTCAAACCGACATGCAGGTCCATCAGGTCAACGATTACCTCTGGGAAATTCCGCCGTCGGAAAAACCGGGGATGCTGGTCCCGGCCAGGATCTATGCCAGCGCATCGATTCTCTCCTCCATGGATCGAGGGGTGTTCGATCAGGTCACCAACGTGGCCTGTCTGCCTGGCATCCATCGGTACGCGCTCTGCATGCCGGACGGCCATTGGGGCTACGGCTTCCCCATCGGCGGGGTCGCCGCGTTCGACCCAGAGGACGGCATCATCTCCCCCGGCGGCGTCGGGTACGACGTGAACTGCGGCATGCGCTTGATCCGCACCGATCTCACGCTCTCGGACGTGCAACCGAAACTTGAACTCCTGATGACGGAACTGTTTCGACGGGTCCCGGCCGGAGTCGGATCGAGAGGCTTCGTTGACCTGACGAAACGAGATTTTCGCGAGGTCATGCGACAGGGCGCCGCCTGGTGTATCGCCAAGGGCTATGGATGGGATGAAGATCTGGAACGGATCGAGGAGCGGGGTTGTTTGCAAGGAGCCGATCCCTCGAAAGTCACCGACTACGCCCTGGAACGAGGCATCAACCAACTGGGCACGCTGGGGTCCGGCAACCACTACCTTGAGGTGCAGGTCCTCTCCGACCGGGGTCTCTTCGACCGTCCGGCGGCGGCAGCCATGGGTCTCACCGGTCGCGACCAGGTCGTGATCATGGTCCATTGCGGCTCACGCGGCTTCGGCCATCAAGTCGCCAGCGACTACCTCAAGGTATTCGAAAGGGCCATGCGCCGGTACGGCATCACGGTCAAGGACCAGCAATTGGCCTGCGCTCCCTTTCGTTCGCCGGAAGGGCAGGACTATTTCGCGGCGATGAACTGCGCGGCCAACACGGCCTTTGCCAATCGGCAGGTCATCACCCATCAAATCCGGGAGGCCTTCGCGGCAGCGTTCGGTGAAAGCGCCCATACGCTCGGCATGCACCTCGTCTATGACGTGGCGCACAACATCGCCAAGGTCGAGCGGTATCCGGACGGGGAGTGGCTCGTACACCGCAAGGGCGCCACACGCGCCTTCGGACCCGGCAGTCCCGAACTCCCGGACTGCTACCGTGCAATCGGCCAGCCGGTCATTTGCGGCGGCTCCATGGAAACGGGCTCCTATCTGCTGGTCGGAACGGATCACGCGATGCAGGAGACCTTCGGCTCGACGATGCACGGGTCCGGCCGCACCATGTCGCGCGCCCAGGCCAAACGCAGGGTGCAAGGCGATCAGTTGTTGCGCGACATGCAACGGCGCGGCATTCTGGTCAAGGCCGTCTCAATGTCGGGCCTGGCCGAAGAGGCCGGATTCGCCTACAAGAACATTTCCGACGTCGTCGAGACCGTGGACCGCGCGGGAATCACAAAAAAGGTGGCGGAACTGAAACCGATCGGCAATATAAAGGGCTAA
- a CDS encoding diguanylate cyclase/phosphodiesterase (GGDEF & EAL domains) with PAS/PAC sensor(s), producing MTQARPVILVIDDDPAARLFVRGSLEPAGMVVTEAADGREALAMFEKTTPDLIVLDIVMPEMDGYLTCSRIRSLPRGKRIPILIMTGLDDASSIAQAYEHGATDFINKPVNATILRHHIRYMLRTSNVLQALVRSEARLELAQRIARIGNWDWNPRTNRFAMSNELCRLVGIRPQDFAGTIEAFLSLVHQDDRLGVKDALEKLISHQTPCDIDHRIVLPNGTDFTIHLQAEAVREEQTDELTVIGTAQDITERKQAERAIHRLAYYDSLTGLANRVLFKDRLSNALSYAERHRLHLATLFIDLDRFKVINDTLGHTVGDLLLTHVAERLSESVRQSDSVGRHAGHEPPHALARLGGDEFTILLTTLTHPEDAGRVARRILEALAHPFSIDGHEVFISASIGISIYPSDGSTVEALLKNADTAMYHAKEQGRNNCQFYSSGLNAAAAERLDLESDLRRALEREEFVVYYQPKLNIHSREILGAEALVRWNHPKRGLLAPGVFLNAAIDTGLIRSMDEWVLREACRQVKAWEQAGLPPITVSANVSNSLFHGRTLPATVGDALRDSGLNPSQLELELTESIAMRDVDASVTMLEGLRTMGIRLSIDDFGTGYSSLSYLQRFPLSRLKIDQSFVRDLLTNENNAKITRAIIAMAHSLNLSVLAEGVETDEQLARLRKEGCDEVQGYLFSRPVCAEDFESLLRGDADARTAA from the coding sequence ATGACTCAAGCCCGTCCCGTCATCCTCGTCATCGACGACGATCCGGCCGCACGTCTCTTCGTCCGCGGTTCATTGGAACCGGCCGGCATGGTCGTGACCGAGGCCGCCGACGGACGAGAGGCGTTGGCGATGTTCGAAAAGACTACTCCCGACCTCATCGTGCTGGACATCGTGATGCCGGAGATGGACGGCTACCTGACCTGCTCGCGGATCCGCTCACTCCCTCGCGGCAAACGCATCCCCATTTTGATCATGACGGGATTGGACGACGCAAGCTCCATCGCCCAGGCCTACGAACACGGCGCCACCGACTTCATCAACAAACCGGTCAACGCCACGATCCTCCGCCACCATATCCGGTACATGCTCAGAACCAGCAACGTCCTCCAGGCCCTGGTCCGGAGTGAAGCCCGTCTTGAACTGGCCCAACGCATTGCGCGCATCGGGAACTGGGATTGGAATCCCCGCACGAATCGCTTCGCCATGTCGAACGAACTCTGTCGCCTGGTCGGTATCCGCCCGCAAGACTTCGCTGGCACGATCGAAGCGTTCCTCAGCCTGGTTCACCAGGACGACCGGCTGGGGGTGAAAGATGCTCTGGAAAAACTCATCAGCCACCAGACCCCCTGCGACATCGACCACCGCATCGTCCTGCCGAACGGGACGGACTTCACCATTCACCTGCAGGCCGAGGCTGTGCGCGAAGAACAGACGGACGAATTGACGGTCATCGGGACGGCGCAGGACATCACCGAACGGAAGCAGGCCGAACGGGCCATCCATCGGTTGGCCTATTATGACAGCCTGACCGGCTTGGCCAATCGGGTGCTGTTCAAGGACCGATTGTCGAACGCCCTGTCCTACGCCGAGCGCCACCGCCTGCACCTCGCCACGCTGTTCATCGACCTGGACCGTTTCAAGGTCATCAACGATACCTTGGGACACACGGTGGGTGATCTCCTGCTCACCCATGTGGCGGAGCGGCTGAGTGAGTCGGTTCGCCAGAGCGACTCGGTCGGTCGTCACGCCGGCCACGAGCCGCCCCATGCGCTGGCCCGCCTCGGGGGGGATGAATTTACGATTCTGCTGACGACCCTGACGCACCCGGAAGATGCCGGCCGCGTGGCCCGGCGGATTTTGGAGGCCCTGGCCCATCCGTTCAGCATCGACGGGCATGAAGTCTTTATCTCGGCCAGCATCGGTATTTCGATTTACCCCTCGGACGGCTCCACGGTGGAGGCCCTCTTGAAAAATGCCGACACGGCCATGTACCACGCCAAGGAGCAGGGACGGAACAATTGCCAGTTCTATTCGTCCGGACTCAACGCCGCCGCGGCCGAACGGCTGGATCTCGAAAGCGACCTCCGGCGCGCCCTGGAACGGGAAGAATTCGTCGTCTACTATCAGCCCAAACTCAATATCCATTCACGGGAGATTTTAGGCGCCGAGGCGCTCGTCCGTTGGAACCACCCGAAGCGCGGCCTATTGGCTCCCGGAGTCTTCTTGAATGCCGCCATCGACACGGGCTTGATCCGCTCGATGGACGAATGGGTCCTCCGCGAAGCCTGCCGCCAGGTAAAGGCCTGGGAACAGGCGGGATTGCCCCCCATCACCGTGTCCGCCAACGTCTCCAATTCCCTGTTCCACGGACGCACGCTTCCCGCGACGGTCGGCGACGCCCTGCGCGATTCCGGTCTGAATCCGTCGCAACTGGAGCTGGAACTGACGGAGTCCATCGCCATGCGCGACGTCGACGCCTCCGTGACCATGCTCGAAGGACTCCGCACGATGGGCATCCGCCTCTCGATCGACGATTTCGGGACCGGATATTCATCCCTCAGTTACCTCCAGCGCTTTCCCCTCAGCCGGCTGAAGATCGACCAGTCGTTCGTCAGGGATCTCCTGACCAACGAGAACAACGCGAAGATCACCAGGGCCATCATCGCCATGGCGCACAGCTTGAACCTGTCGGTGCTGGCTGAAGGGGTGGAAACGGATGAACAGTTGGCTCGATTGCGGAAAGAGGGATGCGACGAGGTCCAGGGCTATTTGTTCAGCCGCCCGGTCTGCGCCGAAGATTTTGAATCCTTGCTCAGGGGCGATGCCGATGCCCGTACAGCAGCGTGA
- a CDS encoding TPR repeat, translating to MNREERRRQEKLLGKRAGAAPAVQVSAFLHEAQRHHQAGRLDEAERGYRLILEREPAQSEALHGLGLLAYRRGNLQGALEWLARACSTEPRNPVYWFNHGVVLQRAGLVAEAVEAYGKAIQLNQRYIEPRTNLGNAYKELGRLAEAQAAYEQVIAIKPDHAEAQNNLGVVLKEQGRLDEAAEAYRRAIAFKPTHAEAQNNLGLVLLEQGRTDEAIRCFERALQILPGYGTALYNLGIAWIWQGDPARALRRFAETAALKHDHGRPVTEQAVFRSRLKHDAEQMQYLFAAGLAGDEWRPYYEALNRLRVKVEPAQGDSASSNRLALPPADLQSVAASFNRLIYVAPCEAIDGGALNPDLDVAAIEARYHATQPEVTSIDGLLTEEALKRLRHFCWTSTIWKKDYENGYIGAFLGDGFASPLLLQIAEELRCRFPRIFGGHRLTQAWAFKHDSARRGLNIHADAAAVNVNFWITADEANLNRDSGGLVVWDKEAPREWDFKTYNSDRNRGRIYEWLTEQGAQEIKIPYRANRAVVFNSDLFHETDDISFKEGFTNRRINVTLLYGHRHRP from the coding sequence GTGAATCGTGAAGAACGCCGCCGCCAGGAAAAATTGCTCGGGAAGAGGGCCGGGGCTGCGCCTGCCGTTCAAGTTTCAGCATTCCTTCACGAAGCACAACGACACCATCAGGCCGGCCGGTTGGACGAGGCTGAGCGGGGCTACCGCCTTATTCTTGAGCGGGAGCCGGCGCAATCGGAGGCCCTCCATGGTCTCGGCCTGTTGGCCTATCGGCGGGGCAATTTGCAAGGTGCCCTCGAATGGCTCGCCCGGGCCTGCAGCACCGAGCCTCGCAATCCGGTCTATTGGTTCAACCATGGGGTGGTTCTGCAACGGGCCGGCCTGGTCGCGGAGGCCGTCGAAGCCTATGGCAAGGCCATCCAACTCAACCAGCGCTACATCGAACCCCGTACCAACCTCGGCAATGCCTACAAAGAATTGGGGCGGCTTGCCGAGGCGCAAGCGGCCTATGAGCAGGTCATCGCGATCAAGCCGGACCATGCCGAGGCGCAGAACAATCTCGGCGTCGTCCTGAAAGAACAGGGGCGGTTGGATGAGGCGGCGGAGGCCTACCGGCGGGCCATTGCGTTCAAGCCGACCCATGCGGAAGCCCAGAACAATTTAGGGCTCGTTCTCCTGGAGCAGGGCCGAACAGACGAAGCCATCCGCTGTTTCGAGCGGGCGCTTCAGATTCTCCCCGGCTATGGGACGGCACTGTACAACCTCGGCATCGCCTGGATCTGGCAGGGTGATCCCGCTCGCGCGCTGCGCCGCTTTGCGGAAACCGCCGCGCTGAAACACGATCACGGGCGCCCCGTCACGGAGCAGGCCGTCTTTCGGTCGCGTCTCAAACATGATGCCGAACAAATGCAGTATCTCTTCGCAGCAGGACTGGCGGGAGATGAATGGCGTCCGTACTACGAGGCGCTGAATCGATTGCGAGTGAAGGTGGAGCCGGCGCAGGGAGACAGCGCCTCCTCGAATCGTCTGGCCTTGCCGCCCGCAGACCTTCAGTCCGTCGCTGCCTCCTTCAACCGCCTGATCTATGTCGCGCCCTGTGAGGCGATCGATGGGGGCGCGTTGAATCCCGACTTGGATGTCGCCGCGATCGAGGCCCGATACCATGCGACGCAACCGGAAGTGACCTCTATCGACGGGCTCCTGACGGAGGAGGCACTGAAGCGGTTGCGGCATTTCTGTTGGACCTCGACGATCTGGAAGAAGGACTATGAAAACGGGTATATCGGAGCCTTTCTCGGCGACGGGTTTGCCTCTCCCCTGCTGCTGCAGATCGCTGAGGAACTGCGGTGTCGGTTCCCGCGCATTTTCGGTGGCCACCGCCTGACGCAGGCCTGGGCCTTCAAACATGACAGCGCCAGGCGTGGGTTGAATATTCACGCCGACGCGGCGGCCGTCAACGTCAACTTCTGGATCACAGCGGACGAGGCGAACCTGAACCGGGACAGCGGCGGCCTGGTGGTCTGGGACAAGGAAGCGCCCAGGGAGTGGGATTTCAAGACCTACAACAGCGACAGGAATCGAGGCAGGATTTACGAGTGGCTGACGGAGCAGGGGGCACAGGAAATCAAGATCCCCTATCGGGCGAATCGGGCGGTGGTCTTCAACTCAGACCTGTTCCACGAAACCGACGACATTTCATTCAAGGAAGGATTCACCAACCGGCGGATCAACGTCACGCTGCTGTACGGGCATCGGCATCGCCCCTGA
- a CDS encoding Soluble pyridine nucleotide transhydrogenase — protein sequence MKPASSYDIVVVGSGPAGQKAAIQGAKAGKRVALIEQEQGIGGNCVYRGTIPSKTLRESAVQFEHLKRSSEVFEGGLRLDVPLASLLHRLDEVVKAHESYMANQLTRNGVTYRHGRAKLLSPHDVQLEAVDGACQTLKAETIVLATGSRPRSIPDIPIDHEHILDSDSILSMIYLPRSLAVLGGGVIACEYAAMFALLGVEVTIIDKAERPLSFLDKEVVEVFQHSLQRQGGRFYARHTVKEVAWDGVSSVVARLGNGMVVKSEKMLVALGRQPNVEELNLEAAGLSLDEKGWLPVNEYGQTAVPHIYAAGDLLGPPSLASRAMEQGRRAVSHALGLPVGEAVNQIPIGIYTIPEIASIGLDEEQAATRYRGPIVGRARFTEIAKGQITGACDGLLKLIADPSGERLLGVQIVGEDATELIHLGQMALQNGATIDRFIDTIFSFPTFAEAYRVAALDILGQRRKRQGTVQAA from the coding sequence GTGAAGCCGGCTTCTTCCTATGACATCGTCGTGGTCGGAAGCGGTCCGGCCGGCCAGAAGGCAGCCATCCAAGGAGCCAAGGCCGGTAAACGCGTCGCATTGATCGAGCAGGAGCAAGGGATCGGCGGCAACTGTGTCTATCGAGGGACCATTCCGAGCAAGACCCTCCGTGAAAGCGCCGTGCAATTCGAGCATCTCAAACGGTCGAGCGAGGTGTTCGAAGGAGGGCTGCGGCTCGATGTACCCTTGGCGTCCCTGCTGCATCGTCTGGACGAAGTCGTCAAGGCGCATGAGTCCTACATGGCCAATCAGCTGACGCGCAACGGCGTCACCTACCGGCATGGGCGCGCCAAGCTCCTCTCGCCGCACGATGTGCAGTTGGAGGCCGTGGACGGCGCCTGCCAGACGCTCAAGGCCGAGACCATCGTTCTTGCGACCGGGTCGCGACCGCGTTCCATTCCCGACATTCCCATCGACCACGAGCATATTCTCGACAGCGATTCGATCCTTTCGATGATCTATCTGCCGCGCTCCTTGGCGGTCTTGGGCGGCGGCGTCATCGCGTGCGAATATGCGGCCATGTTCGCCCTGCTTGGGGTCGAGGTCACGATCATCGACAAGGCCGAACGACCGCTGTCGTTTTTGGACAAGGAAGTCGTCGAGGTGTTTCAGCACAGCCTTCAACGGCAGGGAGGACGGTTTTATGCCCGCCATACCGTCAAGGAAGTGGCGTGGGACGGGGTCTCCTCCGTGGTCGCAAGGCTTGGGAACGGGATGGTCGTCAAGAGCGAAAAGATGTTGGTCGCCTTGGGCCGCCAACCGAACGTTGAGGAGTTGAATCTTGAGGCGGCGGGATTGTCGTTGGATGAGAAGGGCTGGCTTCCCGTGAATGAATATGGACAAACCGCCGTGCCCCATATTTATGCGGCAGGCGATCTGCTGGGGCCCCCATCGTTGGCGTCGCGCGCCATGGAGCAAGGTCGCCGCGCGGTGAGTCACGCGCTGGGCCTCCCGGTCGGCGAAGCCGTCAATCAAATTCCGATCGGGATCTACACGATCCCGGAAATCGCCTCCATCGGCCTCGATGAGGAGCAGGCCGCCACCCGCTATCGGGGTCCGATCGTGGGGCGGGCGCGCTTCACGGAGATCGCCAAGGGCCAGATCACCGGTGCCTGTGACGGCCTTTTGAAACTGATCGCCGATCCGTCCGGCGAACGGTTGCTCGGTGTGCAGATCGTCGGCGAGGACGCTACCGAATTGATTCACCTCGGACAGATGGCCCTGCAGAACGGCGCGACCATCGACCGGTTTATCGATACGATCTTCAGCTTTCCCACCTTTGCCGAGGCCTACCGCGTGGCAGCCTTGGATATCCTGGGCCAACGCCGCAAGCGACAAGGCACCGTCCAGGCTGCGTAA
- a CDS encoding putative signal transduction protein produces the protein MSAERPPAIDVISAEPLEQLLIDRIRQGSIELPLLPQVASQILGMVYDPNAEAAKLAALIHQDQALAAHVIKIANSPAYMTRNPVVSLQHAVSMLGMNLMSEIAFSASIKGSAFKVPGWDAEVKRLWQHSLASGAYAKEIARMRRFNVESAYLCGLLHGIGKPVVLQTLVLLAKEQGSTLSRELLHQLLEGYHTQVGLLVAADWSLPPPVVESITFHREYHYAKTAKQECMTTCLADRLAEHFLNPEALDEAAVRDHAVYADLNLYLKDIDTLLALKDQVRKAVEAMPL, from the coding sequence ATGAGCGCAGAACGTCCCCCGGCGATCGACGTGATATCGGCCGAACCGTTGGAACAACTCTTGATCGATCGAATCAGGCAGGGATCTATTGAACTGCCGCTGCTGCCTCAAGTGGCCTCCCAGATATTGGGCATGGTCTACGATCCGAATGCGGAAGCGGCCAAACTGGCCGCCCTGATTCATCAGGACCAGGCCCTGGCGGCCCATGTCATCAAGATCGCCAACTCACCGGCCTACATGACGAGGAATCCGGTCGTCTCGCTGCAACATGCGGTGTCGATGCTGGGCATGAATTTGATGTCGGAAATCGCCTTCTCCGCCTCGATCAAGGGCAGCGCGTTCAAGGTGCCGGGTTGGGATGCCGAAGTCAAACGGCTCTGGCAACATTCGCTGGCCAGCGGTGCCTATGCCAAAGAAATCGCACGCATGCGCCGGTTCAATGTCGAAAGCGCCTATCTCTGCGGGCTTCTGCACGGCATCGGCAAGCCGGTGGTGTTGCAGACGCTGGTCCTGTTGGCCAAGGAGCAGGGCAGTACCCTGTCGCGTGAATTGCTGCACCAGTTGTTGGAGGGCTATCACACCCAGGTGGGTCTGCTCGTCGCGGCAGACTGGAGCCTCCCGCCGCCGGTTGTGGAATCGATCACATTCCATCGCGAGTATCACTATGCCAAGACGGCGAAACAGGAATGTATGACGACCTGTTTGGCCGATCGGCTGGCCGAGCATTTCCTCAACCCCGAGGCGTTGGACGAAGCGGCGGTGCGCGACCATGCGGTGTATGCCGACCTGAATCTGTACCTCAAGGATATCGATACCCTGTTGGCCCTCAAAGATCAGGTTCGTAAAGCGGTGGAGGCGATGCCGCTGTGA
- a CDS encoding putative succinate dehydrogenase subunit: protein MPLKFALYPGCAAKGATPELYQSTMAIIGQLGIEVIELAASSCCGAGVIGEADPDLALALNARTFAQAERLGLDIMTICGTCQGVMSAANRRLKQERATLDRINRILGQDGITYGGGIQVKHLLWIAVRDIGLTRVANQVTTPFRDFRIAPFYGCYMLRPSWELGFDDPENPTSLEKIIRAVGGEPVAYAGRTKCCGFPIILEKEAIAVAMAGTNMKDARDHGADFMVTPCPLCHMSLDIYQERAGQAVKTTLNLPILHLPQLLGLAMGIPASELGLSRHLIPADSIIKRMSTQEPHRQPLPSEPTT from the coding sequence ATGCCGCTCAAGTTTGCCCTCTATCCCGGCTGCGCCGCCAAGGGCGCGACGCCGGAACTCTATCAATCCACGATGGCGATCATCGGGCAGTTGGGTATCGAGGTCATCGAGCTCGCCGCCTCTTCCTGCTGCGGAGCAGGCGTCATCGGCGAGGCCGATCCCGACCTGGCCCTCGCCTTGAACGCCCGGACCTTTGCGCAGGCGGAACGGCTGGGGCTGGACATCATGACGATCTGCGGCACCTGCCAGGGGGTGATGAGCGCGGCGAACCGGCGGTTGAAACAAGAACGGGCGACGCTCGACCGTATCAATCGCATCCTCGGCCAGGACGGCATTACCTACGGTGGCGGCATTCAGGTGAAACACCTCCTCTGGATCGCCGTCCGGGACATCGGACTCACGCGCGTGGCGAACCAGGTCACGACGCCCTTCCGTGATTTTCGCATCGCCCCGTTCTACGGTTGCTACATGCTGCGGCCATCTTGGGAACTGGGGTTCGACGATCCCGAAAACCCCACCTCGCTGGAAAAGATCATTCGCGCGGTCGGCGGGGAGCCGGTCGCCTATGCCGGCAGAACGAAGTGTTGTGGGTTTCCCATCATCCTCGAGAAAGAAGCCATCGCGGTCGCCATGGCCGGAACCAATATGAAGGACGCGCGGGACCACGGCGCCGACTTCATGGTGACACCCTGTCCGCTCTGTCACATGAGCCTGGATATCTACCAGGAACGGGCCGGACAGGCCGTGAAGACCACGCTCAACCTTCCCATTCTCCATCTGCCGCAGCTGCTCGGTCTGGCGATGGGAATTCCTGCGTCGGAGCTGGGCCTCTCGCGGCACCTCATCCCGGCGGACAGCATTATCAAACGTATGTCTACACAAGAACCACACCGTCAACCCTTGCCGTCGGAGCCGACCACATGA
- a CDS encoding Cupin domain protein has protein sequence MKVIALSDFQQFSNEKMKKNNLFQTSRFFCDIYCFEPGQEQKGHIHGEQDKVYIVLEGEGTFQVGSEKQVLGPGQGTMAPAGDEHGVKNHTERRLKVLVFVAPSQA, from the coding sequence ATGAAGGTGATTGCACTGTCAGACTTTCAGCAGTTCAGCAACGAGAAGATGAAGAAGAATAACCTGTTCCAGACGTCACGGTTTTTCTGCGACATCTATTGTTTCGAGCCGGGCCAGGAACAGAAGGGCCATATTCACGGCGAACAGGATAAGGTCTATATCGTGTTGGAAGGGGAGGGCACGTTCCAAGTCGGCTCGGAGAAACAGGTGCTGGGCCCTGGTCAGGGCACCATGGCTCCGGCCGGCGACGAACATGGCGTGAAAAACCATACGGAGCGGCGGTTGAAAGTGCTGGTGTTCGTCGCGCCGAGTCAGGCCTGA
- a CDS encoding Two-component system sensor histidine kinase encodes MKRHGVFALMVAVMVMIGQLPAEAVERAEAEETARLLAKLLQSGRMVIERNQSLIDDPHKGEKGFTPDQFEQQLAQEFRLKTGIDLTSLSKTPVSTALPPLAKELLPALVQASREVIREAQVVINQRGIGYKNFIPATYGSQASARFSKSSHVRLKQTTIQPRNPKNEPDEYEESVLKWLAGRPRAEAYVSELTEEGRTLRVVMPIYYAKDCLTCHGEPKGDLDISGYPKEGHKEGDLAGAITVTAPLTSR; translated from the coding sequence ATGAAGAGGCATGGGGTTTTCGCTCTGATGGTGGCCGTCATGGTGATGATCGGTCAGCTGCCGGCGGAGGCCGTGGAACGGGCGGAAGCGGAGGAGACCGCCAGGTTATTGGCCAAACTCCTGCAATCCGGTCGCATGGTGATCGAGCGCAATCAATCGCTGATCGATGATCCCCATAAGGGCGAGAAGGGATTCACGCCGGACCAGTTCGAACAACAACTGGCGCAGGAATTTCGTCTCAAGACGGGGATCGACCTGACCTCCCTATCCAAGACACCGGTGTCCACGGCGCTCCCGCCGCTGGCCAAGGAACTCTTGCCCGCGTTGGTGCAGGCCAGTCGAGAGGTGATCCGCGAGGCCCAGGTGGTCATCAATCAACGGGGCATCGGCTATAAAAACTTCATCCCGGCGACCTATGGGAGCCAGGCTTCGGCCCGCTTTTCAAAGTCATCCCATGTGCGTCTGAAGCAAACGACCATTCAGCCGCGGAATCCGAAGAACGAGCCGGATGAATATGAGGAGTCGGTGTTGAAGTGGCTCGCTGGCCGGCCGCGCGCAGAAGCCTATGTCAGTGAGTTGACCGAGGAGGGTCGCACGTTGCGGGTGGTCATGCCGATCTACTATGCCAAAGACTGTTTAACCTGTCACGGCGAACCGAAGGGCGACCTCGACATCTCCGGCTATCCGAAGGAAGGACACAAGGAAGGCGACCTCGCGGGGGCCATCACGGTGACTGCACCCTTGACGTCACGATGA